DNA sequence from the Leptospira kanakyensis genome:
ATGATTTAAAAGATTTGGGCGTTCCCGGTTTGGTTTGAATCGTTGAACGTTATTGTGTAAGGGTCGGGCTCTCCCTCGACGAGGGCGCTCGGTCGATCCCTAACGCGGGGGATTTATTGTTTATCTACAACAGATTTAATAAACCAGGCAGGAAGCTTGTTTTGTGTAAATTTTTCTACTTCGACCCCATTCGTAACACCTGCGAATAGTAACGATTCAAAGTCATCACTGGACGTATCAAAAAGATAAGCCCGATTGGATATACGGATTGCTTCTTTTAAATTTTCTAAACTACGATAATAGCGTTCTTCTATCTTTTCCGGAGGAACGTTATGCCCTTTTTCTTTTACTCTGATTTCAACTCTGTTCTTATTGATCTCTGGATCGACAGTGCAAAAAAAATAAAGATAAATTACATACCCAGCGTCCTTTGCTTTTTTCAAAAAATCGAGTTTCCTCATATCACTCATAACAGTCTCAAATGAAAAGGAGATGTTTGCTTCGAGCAATTTTTGTCTCAGAAATTCTGCCAAATCTGCAGCTATGTAGGAATTTATTTCTAAGTTTTCATCAATACATAGCTTGTTATCCGTGACTGAAAAGTGTTTCCAAAGATCCAAAATTTCACTTTTCTTGGGAGAAAACTTGGAAAGGCGAAAGAAGTTTTGTATTTCCTCTGTTGCAATTTCTATCTTATAAGGATTGATAACTAAAAAATGATCATTTTTTAATTTCTTTTCGATCTCATCTGCATTCACATAAACACCAAGTTTGTGTCTAGGATCAGTATTTTCAAATTCTTTGATAAAGGAAGATTTTCCCGAACCATTGGGACCAGCAAAAATACGAAGACGTTTTTTACTCATCTAAGATAGCTTAAAATAAGTAGGTAAATGTTTTGAG
Encoded proteins:
- a CDS encoding zeta toxin family protein; this encodes MNADEIEKKLKNDHFLVINPYKIEIATEEIQNFFRLSKFSPKKSEILDLWKHFSVTDNKLCIDENLEINSYIAADLAEFLRQKLLEANISFSFETVMSDMRKLDFLKKAKDAGYVIYLYFFCTVDPEINKNRVEIRVKEKGHNVPPEKIEERYYRSLENLKEAIRISNRAYLFDTSSDDFESLLFAGVTNGVEVEKFTQNKLPAWFIKSVVDKQ